The following are encoded in a window of Geotrypetes seraphini chromosome 5, aGeoSer1.1, whole genome shotgun sequence genomic DNA:
- the RPL39 gene encoding 60S ribosomal protein L39, translating into MSSHKTFKIKRFLAKKQKQNRPIPQWIRMKTGNKIRYNSKRRHWRRTKLGL; encoded by the exons ATG tcgtcccacaaaaccttcaaaatcaaGAGGTTCCTGGCTAAAAAGCAGAAACAGAACAGGCCAATCCCTCAGTGGATCCGCATGAAAACTGGCAACAAAATCAG gTACAACTCTAAGAGGAGGCACTGGAGAAGGACCAAACTTGGCTTGTAA
- the SOWAHD gene encoding ankyrin repeat domain-containing protein SOWAHD has translation MAQVGSAATSSPRRPLARSLRESQRGAPPWWRESAAGSMSLRRRGLRESLLSYAGGTLPLAGLWLPAATQGKAEEEEEGAAWLALDPAEHEWMLAAAEGNYEALEERLRAHPALLSRRDFVTGYSALHWIAKHGRHEDLIRLLTFARSCGRALDVNATARGGFTPLHLAAMQGHDLLLKLLIGAFGADVHRRDHSGRQAWQYLRAGAPPELRELAGAPEEPAPRGRSITLAVLNSNNNNCPSGSGPSTTLRSLMGRALATLRFW, from the coding sequence ATGGCACAGGTGGGCTCCGCGGCCACGAGCTCCCCCAGGCGGCCACTAGCCAGAAGTCTCCGGGAGAGCCAGCGCGGTGCGCCGCCATGGTGGCGGGAGTCGGCGGCGGGCAGCATGAGCCTGAGGCGGCGGGGGCTGCGGGAGAGCCTGCTGAGCTACGCGGGGGGAACGCTGCCCCTGGCTGGGCTCTGGCTCCCGGCGGCCACCCAGGGGAAAgctgaggaggaggaagagggggccGCCTGGCTGGCCTTGGATCCCGCGGAGCACGAGTGGATGCTGGCGGCGGCCGAAGGCAACTACGAGGCCCTGGAGGAGCGGCTCCGCGCCCACCCCGCTCTGCTCTCCCGGCGGGACTTTGTCACCGGCTACTCGGCCCTGCACTGGATCGCCAAGCACGGCCGCCACGAGGACTTGATCCGCCTGCTCACCTTCGCCCGGAGCTGCGGCCGGGCTCTGGACGTGAACGCGACGGCCCGCGGGGGCTTCACTCCGCTGCACCTGGCCGCCATGCAGGGCCACGACCTGCTCCTCAAGTTGCTGATCGGAGCCTTTGGGGCTGACGTGCACCGGCGAGATCATAGCGGCCGGCAGGCTTGGCAGTACCTGCGGGCTGGTGCGCCCCCAGAGCTCCGCGAACTGGCCGGAGCCCCCGAGGAGCCGGCTCCGCGTGGGCGGAGCATCACCCTGGCAGTCCTCAACAGCAATAATAACAACTGCCCCAGTGGCTCAGGGCCGTCCACTACCCTGCGCTCTCTAATGGGCCGGGCCCTGGCCACTCTCCGGTTTTGGTGA